The genomic stretch AACCGGCCAGAGATTTTGACAGATACTCCTGGTGCTTTCCAGCGTTTGTTGCAAAGTACTACTGATAATAGTGGCTGCTTCCTGCGTCTCCTCCCTATCATTCGACTCAAGCTGAAAGCAAAAATTATTGAACTGTAATTTCAATGCTATCAAATTTTGACCAATACCATCATGAAGCTCCATAGCAATACGTTTTCGTTCATTTTCCTGGGCGTCAATAAGTCTGGCAGAGAGACGTTTGTTTTCAAGGACAAGTAAAAAATTTTCGCTTGCCTTATCGAGAACTTGCAGCAAATCGTTCTCAACCCAAGGTTTAACGATATACTGGTAGATATGGCCCTTGTTGATTGCATCAATTATGTCAGCAACTTCCGTATAGGCTGTTAAGACAATCCGAATTACATCCTTATTCTGTTTTTTAATATGTTGAAGCAACTCAACGCCTGTCATGCCGGGCATACGCTGGTCAGTAATAACAATCGCAATACCGTCATTATCCTTAAAAATTTCGAGTGCTTCCCGTCCAGAGCTTGCTGTGTATATCTGATATTTTGCTCTAAAAGCAATTGTAAAATTAGTTAAGTTGACCCTTTCATCATCAACATACAGCAGCTTTAATTTTGTCAAAACGCTTCTCCTGATAACACCCTATCTTGAGATACTTCTATGGGGCTTACCGGCAAAATAATTTCAAATACCGAACCGTTACCAATATCACTCCGCACTTTGATATCTCCACCATGCTGCCTGATAATTGAATATGATATACCAAGCCCTAGACCGGTTCCCTTGCCAACTTCTTTGTTGGTAAAAAAAGGATCGAAAATCTTTGGCATGTCATGCGCATGGATACCGCAGCCAGTGTCTGAAAAAATGATATGAACATGTTCATTCCTCTGCTCTGTTTTGATCGTCAATTGTCCTGTCCCATCCATAGCCTGGATACCATTATTCATGATATTTAAAAATACTTGGCCCATTCGTCCCGGCAGACAATGAACGAGCGGAAGAGAGCCATAGTCACGATGAATGGTTATATTTTTCAATAATTTTTTATCAACATAATTGATCGTGGAATCAATGACTGTATGCACGTCAAGCGGGATTACTTTTTCTACATCTTCCCGTGAAAAAATTTTAAGATCACGGACGATACGAGTTGTACGCGTGGTTCCTTCTTCTATATTTTCCATGAGTTGATCGATGGTGAGAAAAATATCTTCATAAGAACATTTTTCTTTTACGACCCTTATTTCCTCAAATTTTTCATCCAGCACATTGAATCCTCTTGATTTTTCAACTTCTTCATATCCGGTAAGAACCTCTTTCATATCATCTAAAGAGCGATGCAAAGAAGGCAGAGCCCCGGAGATAAAATTAACGGTATTATTGAGTTCATGCGCCACTCCAGCTACAAGCTGCCCCATGGCGGCAAGCTTTTCTTTCTGGATAAGTTGTTCCTGGGTTTCTTTTAATCGCCTGAGTGCCTCAACAAGATGCGCGTTACTGCTCTTAAGTTTTTTTTGTCTCTGATAGAGCGCATCATTTGCCTTGGTGAGCTGGAGTGTTCGGCGCCTCACTTTCCCTTCAAGCCCTTCATTTAATTCACTAATGGTCCGGAATGATCTTTCAAGATCATCTACCATGTTGGTATAGGTTTCGGTCAGCACCTTCAGATCGTTAGGCTGTTCGGTTCCCTCTTCCCGCCTCCTTATTGTTAACAATAATTTTCTTAATGGTTTCGTTACATTATGCACAACAAAAAATATTGTCAACATACTGACAAAGAAAAAGATCAGGACAGAGAAACCTATTTTAATAAAGATATTGCGCACACGTTCTTCAAAGAACTCTTTGGAAAGAACAACTGCTGCATAGCCAACAAGCTCTTGTTCTGAGTTATTCTTTTCTTCATCAAAATACCAATCTTCTTCCTGGCTTGATGTTGCATTCAAAAAAATCTGTCCCCATAGTATAAAACTATCCTCAGCTTCCATGCTCTGATGGCCACTCTTGTCATGTTGGTTGAGCACCGTTGGCATTTCCATGGGTTTTCCAATAACGCGTAATCT from Candidatus Electrothrix communis encodes the following:
- a CDS encoding response regulator: MTKLKLLYVDDERVNLTNFTIAFRAKYQIYTASSGREALEIFKDNDGIAIVITDQRMPGMTGVELLQHIKKQNKDVIRIVLTAYTEVADIIDAINKGHIYQYIVKPWVENDLLQVLDKASENFLLVLENKRLSARLIDAQENERKRIAMELHDGIGQNLIALKLQFNNFCFQLESNDREETQEAATIISSTLQQTLESTRSICQNLWPVVIEKFGFDLALKEFLDNFSRDYGIEIVLGSIHVQKYFSKYDQHQIYRILQEILNNIGKHSGTKKVNFNTVNRADSLCIEITDFGCGFDMPNLAGGRQEKGCLGLNTIRERVTILGGTIDIQSFIEKGTRFTLLLPHSREKQETLR
- a CDS encoding ATP-binding protein, whose amino-acid sequence is MNNSFLVLPKSLSAKIVLFLIVTMMCMAALFNIALISIQKKAYRTSYDAHGAILIQLLAHSIGLAVFTENKDEMRAPVSGLLELDDVFEVVIWNKDWEVLLQETKDLTGRLRVIGKPMEMPTVLNQHDKSGHQSMEAEDSFILWGQIFLNATSSQEEDWYFDEEKNNSEQELVGYAAVVLSKEFFEERVRNIFIKIGFSVLIFFFVSMLTIFFVVHNVTKPLRKLLLTIRRREEGTEQPNDLKVLTETYTNMVDDLERSFRTISELNEGLEGKVRRRTLQLTKANDALYQRQKKLKSSNAHLVEALRRLKETQEQLIQKEKLAAMGQLVAGVAHELNNTVNFISGALPSLHRSLDDMKEVLTGYEEVEKSRGFNVLDEKFEEIRVVKEKCSYEDIFLTIDQLMENIEEGTTRTTRIVRDLKIFSREDVEKVIPLDVHTVIDSTINYVDKKLLKNITIHRDYGSLPLVHCLPGRMGQVFLNIMNNGIQAMDGTGQLTIKTEQRNEHVHIIFSDTGCGIHAHDMPKIFDPFFTNKEVGKGTGLGLGISYSIIRQHGGDIKVRSDIGNGSVFEIILPVSPIEVSQDRVLSGEAF